Proteins encoded in a region of the Candidatus Manganitrophaceae bacterium genome:
- a CDS encoding peroxiredoxin: MALRLGDEAPDFSAETTMGKINFHEWLGNGWGILFSHPKDYTPVCTTELGTVAKIKPQFDKRNLKIIAVSVDTLDSHNGWIKDINETQNTVMNFPIIADPEKKVANLYDMIHPNALDNMTVRSVFVIGPDKKIKLTLTYPAATGRNFEEILRVVDSLQLTANHQVATPANWKDGEDCIIVPAVTDDQIPAKFPKGHTVIKPYLRYTPQPNK, encoded by the coding sequence ATGGCACTGCGTTTAGGCGATGAAGCCCCCGATTTTTCGGCAGAGACAACGATGGGTAAGATCAATTTTCATGAGTGGTTGGGAAACGGCTGGGGAATCCTTTTTTCTCACCCGAAGGATTACACCCCGGTCTGTACCACCGAACTCGGAACGGTCGCGAAGATTAAACCCCAATTTGACAAACGTAACCTTAAAATTATTGCCGTGAGCGTCGATACACTGGACTCCCACAACGGGTGGATCAAGGACATCAACGAAACCCAGAACACGGTGATGAACTTTCCGATTATCGCGGACCCGGAAAAGAAAGTTGCAAATCTGTACGACATGATTCACCCTAATGCCTTGGACAACATGACCGTCCGATCCGTGTTTGTTATCGGACCCGACAAAAAAATAAAGCTCACCCTCACTTACCCCGCGGCAACCGGTCGTAACTTTGAAGAAATCCTGCGCGTGGTTGATTCCCTTCAGTTGACGGCGAACCACCAGGTAGCCACACCGGCAAACTGGAAGGACGGCGAAGACTGCATTATCGTTCCCGCCGTCACGGATGATCAAATTCCCGCAAAGTTTCCAAAAGGGCA